The Chitinophaga sp. H8 genome contains a region encoding:
- a CDS encoding FecR family protein, translated as MNNNSVHQLIDRWLNGTSTTSEQEQLQQYFLQYGMPEEQLTDDPQYHPAADQSARMYAWLTGQLALQAPVKKVHPLNSKWLLRIAAAVIPLIMIITGAYFWQQGADNGNPTAAMKHIRNNGDGLYQVQLTDGSTVWLNKNTSLELDTVSFTQQRHIILNGEAYFDIAPDPAHPFTVAAGGLTTEVLGTTFNIKQDTIAAQTTVTLFTGKVALTVSGASPQVLDPAHAAIYDAHSGQLTTTPMSAYALAWKTKEILCRNESFKDIIDYLQTYYSVVITSNKSIDSKHFSGTLSLQGDVSAVLNRLLFVHGLHCKKSGDNSIIIY; from the coding sequence ATGAATAACAATTCAGTTCATCAGTTAATAGACCGGTGGTTAAACGGTACCAGCACTACAAGTGAACAGGAACAACTACAACAGTATTTCCTGCAATATGGGATGCCGGAAGAACAACTGACAGATGACCCACAATATCATCCGGCGGCAGACCAATCAGCAAGGATGTACGCGTGGTTAACGGGGCAACTGGCATTACAGGCGCCTGTAAAAAAAGTACATCCCTTAAACAGCAAATGGCTGTTACGCATAGCCGCCGCTGTGATCCCGCTGATAATGATCATCACGGGCGCTTATTTCTGGCAACAGGGAGCTGATAACGGTAACCCGACTGCTGCCATGAAGCATATCAGGAATAATGGGGATGGATTATACCAGGTCCAATTAACAGATGGCAGCACCGTATGGCTCAATAAAAACACTTCACTGGAACTGGATACGGTCTCCTTTACGCAACAGCGTCATATCATATTGAACGGAGAAGCCTATTTTGATATTGCTCCTGATCCGGCCCATCCCTTTACTGTTGCTGCCGGTGGTCTTACTACGGAAGTCCTGGGTACCACTTTTAATATAAAGCAGGATACAATTGCAGCACAAACTACCGTCACTTTATTTACAGGAAAAGTAGCGCTCACTGTTTCAGGAGCTTCCCCTCAGGTATTAGATCCGGCACATGCAGCCATATATGATGCTCATTCCGGACAACTAACCACCACCCCCATGTCGGCTTACGCGCTGGCCTGGAAAACAAAAGAAATCTTATGTAGGAATGAATCATTCAAAGATATCATTGACTATCTGCAAACATACTATAGCGTAGTCATTACCAGCAACAAATCCATTGACAGCAAACATTTTTCCGGAACATTGTCATTGCAGGGAGATGTATCCGCTGTACTGAACAGGCTGTTATTTGTACACGGGCTGCACTGTAAAAAAAGCGGGGACAACAGCATCATTATTTATTAA
- a CDS encoding RNA polymerase sigma factor codes for MLTGNNTEKDYFTHLFEQHHRSLYAYAYKKTGDSFTAEEIAQSTFIKFWQYRLKAGTLIQDNPEKLLFFITKALLVDYYRKKTATISIEEAFTVTESVASTYVLQHEALHFNNLIRSVADTLPDRQKQVFEMNYFQEMNHGEIAMALNISRQTVKNQLSKAMKQVRKLVTQQFLSTMITFL; via the coding sequence ATGTTGACAGGCAACAATACTGAAAAGGATTATTTTACGCACCTGTTCGAACAGCATCACCGTTCTCTGTATGCTTATGCCTACAAAAAAACCGGGGATAGTTTCACTGCGGAAGAGATTGCACAATCTACCTTCATCAAATTCTGGCAATACCGTTTAAAAGCCGGCACCCTTATACAAGACAACCCGGAAAAACTGCTCTTCTTTATTACTAAAGCGCTGCTGGTAGATTATTACCGAAAAAAGACAGCGACCATTTCTATTGAAGAAGCCTTCACTGTTACGGAAAGCGTTGCCAGCACTTATGTCCTTCAGCATGAAGCCCTGCATTTTAATAACCTGATACGATCTGTCGCTGATACGCTACCTGACCGTCAAAAACAGGTTTTTGAAATGAACTACTTCCAGGAAATGAATCATGGGGAAATAGCTATGGCGCTCAACATCTCCCGCCAAACAGTAAAAAACCAATTGAGTAAGGCCATGAAGCAGGTAAGAAAACTGGTGACACAACAGTTCCTCTCTACTATGATTACCTTTTTATAA
- a CDS encoding phosphodiester glycosidase family protein, which yields MMKKYWLLPVMAGMLLSCHNTRHLRSGTTAVKVLKDPTGWVTDTLSPGLIHYHFAGYYTPSAASQNVNVIEVDLNNPRYQLKIAEVRPSDSLSAVAARIPGALAAINGSYFEIVDGLYSGFFKSDDTIRTQVTIPKDHRLFWKHDAAFYYDTAQQTAGILYGNNESYNQLRYANVVSASPMLIYQYKPVGETFAKPRHTPLDSLDYEDPDRHQGVRHPRTAIALTSHKQVLLITVDGRDKQAAGMSARELTQFIQHYFRPEHALNLDGGGSTTLWIKNANTPTGVVNYPTDNKRFDHFGQRKIRNYITVVEK from the coding sequence ATGATGAAAAAATATTGGTTATTACCCGTTATGGCAGGCATGCTTTTGTCCTGCCATAACACCCGCCACCTGCGTAGTGGCACCACAGCGGTAAAAGTATTAAAGGATCCCACCGGATGGGTTACAGACACCCTCTCCCCTGGACTGATACACTATCATTTTGCCGGATACTACACACCATCAGCGGCTTCTCAAAATGTGAATGTCATTGAAGTGGATCTGAATAATCCCCGTTATCAGCTTAAGATAGCAGAGGTACGCCCTTCTGATTCTTTATCAGCAGTGGCGGCCCGCATCCCTGGCGCATTGGCTGCCATCAATGGTTCTTATTTTGAGATCGTTGACGGGTTATATTCCGGCTTCTTCAAATCGGATGATACGATCAGGACACAGGTAACCATTCCGAAAGATCATCGCCTGTTCTGGAAGCATGATGCCGCCTTCTACTATGATACCGCGCAACAAACTGCCGGCATCCTGTATGGCAATAATGAGAGCTACAACCAGCTCCGCTATGCCAACGTAGTATCTGCGTCTCCCATGTTGATCTACCAGTACAAACCTGTAGGTGAAACCTTTGCCAAACCACGCCATACCCCTTTGGACAGCCTGGACTATGAAGATCCTGACCGTCACCAGGGCGTACGTCATCCGCGAACTGCTATTGCGCTCACCAGCCACAAACAGGTATTGCTGATCACTGTGGATGGCCGGGATAAACAGGCAGCTGGTATGTCGGCCAGGGAACTGACACAGTTCATCCAACATTATTTCCGTCCGGAACATGCACTTAACCTGGATGGTGGAGGTTCTACCACCCTATGGATCAAAAATGCCAATACGCCTACCGGCGTGGTCAACTACCCTACTGATAATAAACGGTTCGATCATTTCGGACAGCGAAAAATCAGGAATTATATTACAGTAGTGGAAAAATAG
- a CDS encoding RagB/SusD family nutrient uptake outer membrane protein: MLKKYYSRIIQCTLAGSLLLTACSKQLDIKPESAVSPDQINAGNIQFFLNSLYRTTLSQSSQRDDYFINDLRGGNYTWTALSGNNSSYGTLITGNSVDDGSSFSSSVWKNGYSNIYSANNVISNCDKLGADGSAIKVIRAEAMYLRAYIYYQLVTTFGGVPLITTNTTDNLPRNTDKEVWAQIIKDLDEAIAGARAFKDAGYKQVSKEAAQALKARALLATGDKTGAATLAQQVINTPGLSLDADYGGIFRTPATSKEVLFAFANLKSESNLRLSSLFWPYGTTWAGSYFVQPSEEVLKNLYTKDDVRRTVNIDTIRNTDGTFNVIVSKYWDVQPLVISRLAEMYLISAEGSPVSQGITFLNALRTKRGVPAYKESDFNGEGAYLDAILAERRRELFSEGFLFFDLVRTGKALSLPNVKNNKNYYVLPIPGDQIRLSKGVLKQNEGY; this comes from the coding sequence ATGCTTAAAAAATATTATTCCCGGATCATACAGTGCACATTGGCAGGCAGCCTGTTACTAACCGCGTGCAGTAAACAGCTGGACATCAAGCCGGAAAGTGCCGTATCTCCCGATCAGATCAACGCGGGCAACATACAGTTTTTCCTGAACAGCCTCTACAGAACCACCCTTTCGCAATCATCCCAAAGAGATGATTATTTTATCAACGACCTGAGAGGGGGTAACTACACCTGGACCGCACTGTCGGGCAACAACAGCAGCTATGGTACCCTCATCACCGGCAACTCCGTGGATGATGGCTCCAGCTTTTCCTCTTCTGTCTGGAAAAATGGTTACAGCAACATTTACAGTGCCAATAATGTAATCAGTAATTGCGATAAGCTGGGTGCCGATGGTAGTGCGATTAAAGTAATACGTGCGGAAGCGATGTATCTGCGGGCGTATATCTACTATCAGTTAGTGACCACCTTTGGTGGAGTTCCCTTGATTACAACCAATACCACCGATAACCTGCCACGCAATACCGATAAAGAAGTATGGGCGCAGATTATAAAAGATCTGGATGAGGCTATTGCCGGTGCGCGTGCTTTTAAGGATGCCGGTTACAAACAGGTATCTAAAGAAGCTGCACAGGCCTTAAAAGCCAGGGCATTGCTGGCTACCGGCGACAAAACCGGCGCCGCCACATTGGCGCAGCAGGTAATCAACACCCCTGGTCTAAGCCTGGATGCAGATTATGGCGGTATTTTCCGCACGCCTGCCACATCCAAAGAAGTGCTGTTTGCTTTTGCCAATCTTAAATCTGAAAGTAATCTCCGCTTATCCAGCCTGTTCTGGCCATATGGTACCACCTGGGCAGGATCTTACTTTGTACAGCCTTCGGAAGAGGTCCTTAAAAATCTGTACACTAAAGACGATGTGCGCAGAACGGTGAACATAGACACTATCCGTAATACAGATGGCACCTTTAACGTCATTGTGAGCAAGTACTGGGATGTACAGCCGCTGGTGATCAGCCGCCTGGCAGAAATGTACCTGATCAGTGCGGAAGGCTCACCGGTATCACAAGGCATCACTTTCCTGAATGCCCTCAGAACCAAACGTGGGGTACCTGCTTACAAGGAAAGTGATTTCAACGGTGAAGGCGCTTACCTGGATGCAATACTAGCTGAACGCCGCCGGGAACTTTTCAGCGAAGGCTTCCTGTTCTTTGACCTGGTAAGGACCGGCAAAGCACTGAGCCTTCCCAATGTAAAGAATAACAAAAATTATTACGTACTGCCTATCCCCGGCGACCAGATCCGGTTGTCCAAAGGCGTACTTAAACAAAACGAGGGCTACTGA
- a CDS encoding SusC/RagA family TonB-linked outer membrane protein — protein MMVNIYSKLAASLRLKRLLALLCCLYCCQAFAWQTGHKVTGMVQNEKGEALPGVSVKVEHKTAGYTSGTSTNEKGVFSFPNLAVGGPYSFTFSYIGYENKVMDGYMVKDGENMSLIVQMKERNAQLNQVVVIGYGNNIRKNITTSISSVQAADVSPRNASSANQLLQGQVAGVNLTMSNGTPGGASRVSIRGISSINGDNEPLYVIDGIPLSKALASYNYAGEYRQDPLSMINPADIASIDILKDAAAAAIYGSRATNGVVLITTKRGKKGKPQISVSQLSGVQTMPKKLQLMNPQEYMALQKEATANFNRDQNLQPGDSKFVDINKVLGKIPDNPYDVNWQDLVLNSPAQTHQTDFAFSGANDFVNYYTSAGYQYVEGLLKNSSMRRYSVRTNVDFTPNKVLNFGLRVGGNYTKSTSAPNGDQGTALLQRSLEQRPYDRPFKDDGSYYIGGKDILRHNGVQVLANDEIYDKNYQALVNLYGNIHFLQYFTFHSNYNMEARIGRGFRHQTRLHPYAFDKGATFDVRNTRLSQSIDNTLTFNKQWKGDFTTEAMAGYSFYKDNYDFSKAEGREFPSDDFKNITSATVTVADGDASAYAMESYIGRVMLGYKERYFISSSVRYDGSSKFFKDNRYSTFTSLSAGWVFSNEAFFNKPSWMDFGKLRASWGQTGNQDGIDNFSYLPLATGGSNYDQKTGLAVKSLGNMDLRWETATQWNLGTDLTFLQGRLNITYDYFNKKTNNLLYDLPTLASTGFTKRTANIGAMQNTGHEIGINSVNMDRPGFRWSTNFNISFIKNKVTSLIDDKPTPVGSWNAIIAGQPLGVFYGYQQLGIYQSLNEIPESLQKEGVRPGDIRYADLDNNGIINSADLTVIGSPLPKFSGGITNNFKIGNFDVSLLTTFSQGNKLAAEWRMGLDHMGAYDYNAIKDSYDKRWTAPGTSNTTPRAVKSAFNNKRSSYYVEDASFFRIRNLTMGYQLPAALLNRFSVQQLRLFVSCSNLYTFTKYSGYDPEAASSLDARSFGIDNLVTPQPRSFMAGINMNF, from the coding sequence ATGATGGTTAACATTTACAGTAAGCTAGCCGCCTCTTTGCGGCTAAAGCGCCTGCTGGCGCTCCTCTGCTGCCTTTATTGCTGTCAGGCATTTGCATGGCAAACAGGGCATAAGGTAACAGGCATGGTACAAAATGAAAAAGGAGAAGCCCTGCCAGGCGTTTCCGTTAAGGTAGAACATAAAACAGCGGGTTATACCAGCGGTACCTCTACCAACGAAAAAGGCGTTTTTTCCTTTCCCAATCTGGCCGTGGGTGGGCCCTACAGTTTCACCTTTTCCTACATCGGTTACGAAAACAAAGTAATGGATGGCTATATGGTAAAGGATGGAGAAAACATGTCGCTGATCGTACAGATGAAAGAACGCAATGCTCAATTAAACCAGGTGGTAGTAATCGGTTACGGTAATAATATCCGTAAAAACATTACTACATCAATCTCCAGTGTACAAGCTGCTGATGTATCGCCCCGCAATGCTTCCAGCGCCAACCAACTCCTGCAGGGACAGGTAGCAGGGGTTAACTTAACCATGAGCAATGGTACTCCCGGTGGTGCATCACGCGTGAGTATCCGTGGTATCAGTTCCATTAACGGCGACAACGAGCCGCTGTACGTGATTGATGGTATCCCGCTTTCCAAAGCACTGGCCAGCTACAACTATGCCGGTGAATACCGTCAGGATCCCTTATCCATGATCAACCCGGCAGATATTGCCTCTATTGATATCCTGAAAGATGCTGCTGCTGCCGCTATTTATGGTAGCCGTGCTACCAATGGCGTAGTACTTATCACCACCAAACGCGGCAAAAAAGGTAAACCACAGATTTCCGTGTCCCAGCTCTCCGGTGTGCAAACCATGCCTAAAAAACTGCAGCTCATGAATCCACAGGAATATATGGCCCTGCAAAAGGAAGCAACTGCCAACTTTAACCGGGATCAGAACCTCCAGCCAGGCGACAGTAAATTTGTAGATATCAATAAAGTACTGGGCAAGATCCCGGATAATCCTTATGATGTAAACTGGCAGGATCTCGTGCTGAACAGCCCTGCACAAACCCACCAGACAGATTTTGCTTTCAGCGGTGCCAATGATTTTGTCAACTACTACACCTCTGCTGGCTACCAATACGTAGAAGGACTGCTGAAAAACAGCTCTATGCGCCGTTACTCCGTACGTACCAACGTAGACTTTACACCCAATAAAGTACTGAATTTCGGTTTACGTGTAGGCGGTAACTATACCAAAAGCACCTCTGCACCCAATGGTGATCAGGGTACCGCCCTCCTGCAACGTTCTCTGGAACAACGCCCGTATGACAGACCCTTTAAAGATGATGGTTCTTACTACATAGGCGGTAAAGACATCCTGCGCCACAATGGTGTACAGGTATTGGCCAATGATGAGATATATGATAAGAACTACCAGGCTTTGGTAAACCTATATGGCAATATCCATTTCCTCCAATACTTTACCTTCCATTCTAACTACAACATGGAAGCACGTATAGGCCGCGGCTTCCGTCATCAAACACGCTTACACCCTTATGCATTTGATAAAGGGGCTACTTTTGATGTACGCAATACCCGCTTATCACAAAGCATAGACAACACCCTTACCTTCAACAAACAGTGGAAGGGCGATTTCACAACAGAAGCGATGGCTGGTTATAGTTTTTATAAAGACAACTACGATTTCAGTAAGGCAGAAGGCCGGGAATTCCCCTCTGATGATTTCAAAAACATTACTTCCGCTACAGTTACTGTTGCTGATGGAGATGCCTCTGCATATGCCATGGAATCTTACATAGGCAGGGTAATGCTGGGATATAAGGAACGCTATTTTATCTCCTCTTCCGTACGCTATGACGGATCTTCCAAATTTTTTAAGGATAACCGTTACTCCACCTTCACCTCTTTATCGGCGGGATGGGTATTCAGTAATGAAGCCTTCTTTAACAAACCTTCCTGGATGGATTTTGGTAAGCTGCGTGCCAGCTGGGGACAAACAGGTAACCAGGATGGTATTGATAATTTCAGCTACCTGCCGCTGGCTACAGGAGGTTCCAACTACGATCAGAAAACTGGACTGGCCGTTAAATCGCTGGGCAATATGGACCTGAGATGGGAAACAGCTACCCAATGGAACCTGGGTACAGATCTTACTTTCCTGCAAGGCAGATTGAACATTACCTATGACTACTTCAATAAAAAAACCAACAACCTGTTATACGACCTGCCTACACTGGCCAGCACCGGCTTTACAAAACGTACGGCCAACATTGGCGCCATGCAGAACACCGGGCATGAGATAGGTATCAATAGTGTAAATATGGACCGCCCCGGATTCCGCTGGAGCACCAACTTCAACATCTCTTTCATCAAAAACAAAGTCACCAGCCTGATAGATGATAAACCAACACCGGTAGGCAGCTGGAATGCGATCATTGCAGGACAGCCACTTGGGGTGTTCTACGGTTACCAGCAATTAGGCATTTATCAGTCGCTCAATGAAATACCGGAAAGCCTGCAAAAAGAAGGTGTACGTCCCGGAGATATCCGTTATGCCGACCTGGACAACAACGGTATCATCAACTCTGCTGATCTGACTGTAATAGGAAGCCCGCTGCCTAAGTTCTCCGGTGGTATTACCAACAACTTCAAAATCGGCAACTTTGATGTTTCATTGCTCACCACCTTCTCCCAGGGCAATAAATTAGCTGCTGAATGGAGAATGGGGCTGGACCACATGGGAGCATATGATTACAATGCTATTAAAGATTCATATGACAAGCGTTGGACAGCGCCCGGTACCAGCAATACTACACCACGTGCAGTAAAAAGCGCCTTTAACAACAAGCGCAGCAGCTATTACGTAGAAGATGCGTCCTTTTTCCGGATCAGGAACCTCACTATGGGTTATCAGTTACCGGCAGCTTTATTAAACCGTTTCTCCGTACAACAGCTCAGGTTATTTGTATCCTGCTCTAACCTGTACACATTTACCAAATACTCCGGTTACGATCCTGAAGCTGCCAGCTCACTGGATGCCAGAAGCTTTGGGATAGACAACCTGGTAACTCCACAGCCACGTAGTTTTATGGCTGGTATCAATATGAATTTCTAA
- a CDS encoding FecR family protein has protein sequence MITAELIQRFFRDECNHEEAEAVAAYFREHPEMLTVYFNHERWHQLESGFKLAPAISGKMLDVIQQARKQQRNTRLRKYMAVAAGIAAVTIGVIFTLPMLLTTSPAKREVATIIQAPAPVLQTVHHEGPGTRAVRLADGSLITLEAHSTLQYYVPFESHQRTLWMKGEAHFDIHRQADKPMVVYAGGMGTWVLGTTFRIKTMPEKREVKVLLLTGKVIVKAADPALKGKLRDITLSPGQQLKVNTRQLKTQVSHIHTAVKVAAPVPAPAGINSSVTMHAEKITFNYVPLPEVFAVIEKEYHIIIKGDRERLQKKFFTGDISRTDAVLVILGNIALLNNIKVDQDTTGNYIIHQ, from the coding sequence ATGATCACAGCTGAACTTATTCAACGCTTTTTCCGCGATGAATGTAACCATGAAGAAGCCGAAGCAGTGGCTGCTTACTTCAGGGAACATCCGGAAATGCTGACCGTATATTTTAACCATGAGCGCTGGCACCAGCTCGAAAGTGGATTTAAACTGGCTCCTGCCATATCCGGCAAGATGCTGGACGTGATACAGCAGGCACGCAAACAGCAGCGAAATACACGCCTGCGGAAGTATATGGCGGTGGCGGCAGGTATAGCGGCTGTTACCATAGGGGTCATATTTACCCTGCCCATGTTGCTTACAACATCACCTGCCAAACGGGAAGTAGCCACCATTATACAGGCGCCTGCACCAGTACTGCAAACCGTGCACCACGAAGGTCCGGGAACCAGGGCAGTACGGCTGGCGGATGGATCACTGATTACTTTAGAGGCACACAGCACGCTGCAGTACTATGTTCCGTTTGAGTCACACCAGCGCACCTTATGGATGAAAGGAGAAGCGCATTTTGATATACACCGGCAGGCTGACAAACCCATGGTAGTATATGCCGGCGGAATGGGTACCTGGGTACTGGGAACCACCTTCCGGATCAAAACAATGCCGGAAAAACGGGAAGTAAAAGTGCTCCTGCTTACCGGCAAGGTAATAGTAAAAGCTGCCGACCCGGCACTGAAAGGAAAATTACGTGATATCACCTTATCACCAGGACAACAATTAAAAGTGAATACACGCCAGCTAAAAACACAGGTGAGCCATATCCATACTGCAGTTAAGGTTGCTGCGCCGGTACCTGCTCCTGCTGGGATCAACAGCAGCGTGACCATGCACGCAGAGAAGATCACTTTCAATTATGTACCATTACCTGAAGTATTTGCAGTAATAGAAAAAGAATATCATATCATCATAAAAGGGGATCGTGAACGGCTGCAGAAGAAATTCTTTACAGGAGATATCTCCAGAACAGATGCCGTACTTGTTATACTGGGCAACATTGCCCTGCTGAATAATATTAAAGTGGATCAGGACACGACAGGAAATTATATCATTCATCAATAA
- a CDS encoding RNA polymerase sigma-70 factor, with amino-acid sequence MNDIALIKEGNERAFEAMYHCYHEQLYFYVLKQTGSQFLAEEVVQQTFLKCWTSRMQLPEDVPVTAILLQIAGSSLIDLLRKKATERKAMQQLATTASEDHLLHNIQEKELTIHIHHAINSLPPVRRQVFRLSRENGLTYAQIADELSISVKTVESHITKAIKHLRKRLAVSPLFLLLLHHPFLF; translated from the coding sequence GTGAATGATATAGCGTTAATAAAAGAGGGCAATGAGCGGGCATTTGAAGCGATGTACCACTGTTATCATGAGCAATTGTACTTTTATGTATTAAAACAAACCGGCTCCCAATTCCTTGCGGAAGAAGTGGTACAACAAACATTTCTCAAATGCTGGACCTCCCGTATGCAGCTACCGGAAGACGTCCCTGTTACAGCCATCCTGCTGCAAATAGCAGGCTCCTCCCTGATAGACCTGCTCCGAAAAAAAGCAACAGAAAGAAAAGCGATGCAACAGCTTGCTACTACCGCATCGGAAGATCACCTATTGCACAACATCCAGGAAAAAGAACTGACCATACACATCCATCACGCTATTAATTCCCTCCCTCCTGTACGCAGACAGGTATTCCGCCTGAGCCGGGAAAACGGATTAACCTATGCACAGATCGCAGACGAGTTATCCATTTCCGTTAAAACAGTGGAAAGCCATATCACCAAAGCCATCAAACATCTCCGTAAAAGGCTGGCGGTAAGCCCCTTGTTTTTGTTACTGCTGCATCACCCTTTCCTGTTTTAA
- a CDS encoding pyridoxamine 5'-phosphate oxidase family protein, with the protein MGKFFDSIQEQHQAFIVKQRLFFTGTAPLSQDGHVNISPKGLDSFRVLSPTRVAYMDIVGSGNETSAHILENKRITFMFCAFDGPPNILRLYGQGTTILPHHPEWETLSAHFELQLATRQIIVADIHKVQTSCGFGVPLYEYLGERDYTQQWAAKKGEEGIAAYKAEKNRVSLDGLPTALF; encoded by the coding sequence ATGGGTAAGTTTTTTGACAGCATCCAGGAACAGCACCAGGCGTTTATTGTCAAACAGCGGCTGTTCTTTACCGGCACGGCCCCACTCAGCCAGGATGGACATGTAAACATTTCTCCCAAAGGACTGGACAGCTTCCGGGTATTATCCCCCACCAGAGTAGCTTATATGGATATTGTAGGCAGCGGTAATGAAACCTCAGCCCACATCCTGGAAAACAAACGGATCACTTTCATGTTCTGTGCGTTTGATGGCCCGCCTAACATCCTGCGCCTATACGGACAGGGCACAACAATATTACCCCACCACCCGGAATGGGAAACCCTGTCGGCGCATTTTGAATTACAACTGGCTACCAGGCAAATCATTGTAGCAGATATCCATAAGGTACAAACCTCCTGTGGCTTTGGAGTGCCCCTGTATGAATACCTGGGCGAAAGGGATTATACCCAGCAATGGGCTGCCAAAAAAGGCGAGGAAGGCATCGCGGCCTATAAAGCAGAAAAGAACCGGGTAAGCCTGGATGGATTGCCCACAGCGCTTTTCTGA
- a CDS encoding response regulator transcription factor, with translation MRNVLIVDDHEIVRLGTILILKQITKELTVTEASDFHEAVRLLRVQPFDLVVLDVNIAGGDNLQMIDTIRLRQPKVKILVLSGYEEHIYGPRFIEAGADGYVSKHSAHSEIKLALQKVLNQEKYVSPAVKEIMGQETKPLLSMRETEVMQLLVKGRSIAEIASQLHIQVSTASTYKLRIMEKLQVSNVIELAEKARLIGHK, from the coding sequence ATGAGAAATGTACTTATTGTCGATGACCATGAAATTGTGAGATTAGGAACTATCCTTATTCTTAAGCAAATCACCAAAGAACTAACAGTTACAGAGGCCAGCGATTTTCACGAAGCGGTACGGCTACTGCGGGTACAGCCCTTTGATCTCGTGGTACTGGACGTAAATATTGCGGGCGGCGACAACCTTCAGATGATAGATACCATCCGCCTCAGACAACCAAAGGTGAAAATACTGGTGCTTTCCGGATATGAGGAACATATCTACGGCCCCCGCTTTATAGAAGCCGGGGCAGACGGCTACGTGTCCAAACATAGCGCTCATTCAGAAATTAAACTGGCGCTCCAAAAGGTGCTTAACCAGGAAAAATATGTGAGCCCTGCAGTAAAAGAGATTATGGGGCAAGAAACCAAACCCTTGCTTTCTATGCGGGAAACAGAGGTAATGCAGCTGCTGGTAAAAGGAAGAAGCATTGCGGAGATAGCCAGCCAATTGCACATACAGGTATCTACGGCCAGTACTTATAAACTGCGTATTATGGAAAAATTACAGGTAAGCAATGTAATTGAGCTGGCGGAAAAAGCCCGGCTCATCGGGCATAAATAA